A window from Sus scrofa isolate TJ Tabasco breed Duroc chromosome 2, Sscrofa11.1, whole genome shotgun sequence encodes these proteins:
- the SOWAHA gene encoding ankyrin repeat domain-containing protein SOWAHA — translation MALAAAAAAAAAGVSQAAVLGFLQEHGGKVRNSELLSRFKPLLDAGDPRGRAARRDRFKQFVNDVAVVKEFDGVKFVVLRKKLRPREGPEPLTTCWNSTPGTLAPPSKITSVSQVEAAASGTPSLASEQKAVEPPRDPAPPSESQDTLGAPASEPTLPTRELLLSPALQSGGPSDPQIPTFELSQPSEGLSADVAPPSRAPSEATLTHAEPPDLEPGPRQSKGPPPPPSPPPPPPRAPLQKPCMLPVRCVPGPFRIRTEDQGLRRQLSEEPSPRSSPLLLRRLSVEEPGLGLSLGPGRSPHLRRLSRAGQRLLSPDTEEVPAAPPPSAVPLEPAEHEWLVRAAGGRWTHQLHGLLLRDLGLAAKRDFMSGFTALHWAAKSGDLEMVQQLVEVARRGGARVDVNARSHGGYTPLHLAALHGHEDAAVLLVVRLGAQVQVRDHSGRRAYQYLPPGASYALRHLLGDPGLRGSTETDRAGGGSGNLAARRPVQVAATILSSTTSAFLGVLADDLMLQDLARGMRKSGSFSKFLGASPMAPRKKTKTRNSLQAFSEISRRPTPGPLAGLVPSLPTAT, via the coding sequence ATGGCGCTGGCCGCGGCCGCGGCCGCTGCGGCCGCCGGGGTGAGCCAGGCGGCGGTGCTGGGCTTCCTACAGGAGCACGGCGGAAAGGTGCGCAACTCCGAGCTTCTGAGCCGCTTCAAGCCGTTGCTGGATGCAGGCGACCCGCGCGGCCGTGCAGCCCGCAGGGATCGTTTCAAACAGTTTGTCAACGACGTGGCCGTGGTGAAAGAGTTCGACGGCGTCAAATTCGTGGTGCTGAGGAAGAAGCTGCGGCCCCGGGAGGGACCAGAGCCCCTGACCACCTGCTGGAACAGCACCCCGGGGACACTAGCCCCGCCGTCGAAGATCACTTCCGTCTCACAGGTGGAAGCCGCTGCCTCGGGCACTCCATCCTTGGCCTCCGAGCAGAAGGCGGTGGAACCACCTAGAGACCCGGCTCCACCATCAGAGTCGCAGGACACCCTCGGGGCTCCGGCCTCCGAGCCCACTCTGCCAACCAGGGAGCTGCTGTTAAGCCCGGCCCTGCAGTCAGGGGGGCCCTCGGACCCGCAGATTCCAACTTTTGAGCTATCCCAACCCTCCGAGGGGCTctctgcagacgtggctccaccGTCTAGGGCACCTTCGGAGGCAACCTTGACCCACGCAGAGCCGCCAGACCTGGAACCTGGGCCTAGACAATCAAAAGGGCCGCCACCGCCCCCGTCACCGCCACCGCCGCCTCCGCGCGCGCCGCTGCAGAAGCCCTGCATGCTGCCGGTGCGCTGCGTCCCGGGTCCCTTCCGGATCCGGACGGAAGATCAAGGCCTGCGTCGGCAGCTGTCGGAGGAGCCCAGCCCTCGGAGCTCCCCGCTGTTGCTGCGGCGGCTCTCGGTAGAGGAGCCTGGCCTAGGCCTCAGCCTGGGTCCGGGCCGCTCCCCGCACCTGAGACGCCTGTCACGCGCCGGCCAGCGCCTGCTTAGCCCCGACACCGAAGAGGTGCCCGCTGCACCGCCGCCGTCCGCCGTGCCCCTGGAGCCGGCCGAACACGAGTGGCTAGTGCGGGCGGCCGGGGGCCGCTGGACACACCAGCTCCACGGGCTGCTGCTGCGCGACCTCGGTCTGGCGGCCAAGCGCGACTTCATGTCGGGTTTCACGGCCCTGCACTGGGCAGCCAAGAGCGGCGACCTCGAGATGGTGCAGCAGCTGGTGGAGGTCGCGCGGCGTGGGGGCGCGCGGGTCGACGTGAACGCGCGCTCACACGGCGGCTACACGCCGCTGCACCTGGCGGCCCTCCACGGGCACGAGGATGCAGCCGTACTGCTGGTGGTCCGCCTGGGTGCGCAGGTGCAAGTGCGTGACCACAGCGGGCGGCGAGCCTACCAGTACCTGCCGCCCGGCGCCTCGTACGCGCTGCGCCACCTCCTCGGCGACCCCGGCCTGCGAGGCTCTACCGAGACTGACCGAGCTGGCGGCGGCAGCGGCAATCTTGCGGCCCGGCGCCCGGTGCAGGTGGCCGCCACCATTCTCAGTTCCACCACCAGCGCGTTTCTGGGCGTCCTGGCCGACGATCTGATGCTCCAGGATCTGGCTCGAGGCATGAGGAAGTCCGGCTCCTTCAGCAAATTCTTGGGTGCCTCGCCCATGGCTCCTCGTAAAAAGACAAAGACTCGCAACAGTCTACAGGCCTTTTCAGAAATCTCTCGTCGACCTACTCCGGGGCCTTTGGCTGGTTTAGTGCCCAGCCTACCCACTGCAACCTGA
- the SHROOM1 gene encoding LOW QUALITY PROTEIN: protein Shroom1 (The sequence of the model RefSeq protein was modified relative to this genomic sequence to represent the inferred CDS: inserted 1 base in 1 codon) — MEALGPGGDRASPASSTRSLDLRRLSARADSAYGSFSAASGGPEPRTPSPGTRPLPYLDWDYVRVVWGGPAPAAPAAGPRTCPQPRPAAAAHSGPRPPELQGTPGPLSRHATPLLYALAAEAEAAARAAEPPSPPASRAAYRQRLQGAQRRVLRETSFQRKELRMSLPARLRPAAPVRPSAAHPRSASLSHPGGKXEPPRPGAPGPGTSGRGRLANQQRKWCFSEPGKLDRVGQGGAPARECSGEARSSSGLGRLEPQEEQPRTPAEFDGHQIRWLPVTQPRDIEDPKPRSLRLGHGYRPAGRSWSASGEVLAPWGSSGGVMPIPQAVPQGAETTSRPLFLTKRSRFLTEKDAAEVCPAEGPQSSPSDGEQNVSENCKVSVRLPSLPDDEVFLEEAPLVRMRSPADSCAPLGLPSRVHASDQHYGAALGQRADQAVISAAKPLHEHSETAGANDCWQGVNGSESDSRPPCYSPPGTANGDIPTSDTGLQTTDPPTAAESDPLKPLPADVLGPRANDTPRPPDYTALAWGTGQSGSRPVWPSPRLEELVQELGRLDPSLSDTLISCPSPEPSLGLLDGLIPLAEIWAAMRPGCEEAEEEAAAASEPRSYLPNSTQHLQTSQAETRPENLTTHTVPDQPCDQGLPEPDNSIQAKKVELANLLHKMLRDLQAEQEQLQRKAQAWARCRAALEAAVGQACAPHELERFSRFMADLERVLGLLLLLGSRLARVRRALARAGADGDPEEQASLLQRLGLLQRQQEDAKELKQHVARRERALHEVLVRALPAEELRTYRALLAGKAAVLAQQRSLDERVRLLQDQLDAVRNDLGRRPPPPRPAWPPGTCPPDKPPFLPSHPLVTGGGGGEPCPSLSLSR, encoded by the exons ATGGAGGCCCTGGGTCCTGGAGGCGACCGCGCCTCCCCAGCCTCATCCACTCGCAGCCTGGACTTGCGGCGGCTGTCTGCGCGCGCTGACTCGGCCTACGGCTCTTTCTCCGCCGCCTCCGGCGGTCCGGAGCCGCGCACACCTTCGCCGGGGACCCGCCCGCTCCCCTACCTGGACTGGGACTACGTGCGCGTGGTCTGGGGAGGCCCGGCCCCCGCCGCGCCCGCCGCGGGCCCTCGCACCTGCCCGCAGCCCCGGCCTGCGGCGGCCGCGCACAGCGGGCCGCGTCCCCCTGAGCTCCAGGGCACCCCAGGGCCTCTCAGCCGCCACGCCACCCCGCTGCTGTACGCGCTGGCGGCCGAGGCGGAGGCCGCGGCGCGGGCCGCCGAGCCGCCCAGCCCGCCGGCCTCGCGGGCCGCCTACCGCCAGCGGCTGCAGGGCGCGCAGCGGCGAGTGCTCCGGGAGACGTCCTTCCAGCGCAAGGAGCTCCGCATGAGCCTGCCCGCCCGCCTGCGGCCCGCGGCCCCCGTGCGGCCCTCCGCCGCGCACCCGCGCTCCGCCTCGCTCAGCCACCCCGGGGGGA TGGAGCCGCCGCGCCCCGGGGCTCCCGGGCCGGGAACCTCTGGCCGGGGACGCCTGGCCAACCAGCAGCGGAAGTGGTGCTTCTCCGAGCCGGGGAAGCTGGATCGCGTGGGTCAGGGGGGTGCGCCGGCCAGGGAATGTTCGGGGGAGGCCCGCTCCAGCTCAGGCCTTGGGAGGCTGGAGCCCCAGGAAGAGCAGCCGCGGACCCCGGCGGAGTTCGATGGTCACCAGATCAGGTGGCTGCCTGTGACCCAGCCCCGAGACATCGAGGACCCGAAACCCCGGTCCTTGAGGCTCGGCCATGGCTACAGACCTGCCGGTCGGAGTTGGAGCGCTTCAGGAGAAGTCTTGGCCCCGTGGGGAAGTTCAGGAGGGGTCATGCCCATTCCGCAG GCTGTTCCCCAAGGAGCAGAAACCACCAGCAGACCGTTGTTTCTGACCAAACGTTCTAG GTTTCTGACTGAGAAAGATGCTGCAGAGGTGTGTCCTGCAGAGGGCCCCCAGAGCAGCCCCTCTGACGGTGAGCAGAATGTCTCAGAGAACTGCAAGGTGTCTGTTcggcttccttcccttcctgatgATGAGGTTTTCCTGGAAGAAGCCCCGCTGGTCAGAATGAGATCACCTGCAGACTCCTGCGCTCCCTTGGGGCTCCCATCCAG GGTCCATGCCTCTGACCAGCATTATGGAGCTGCCTTGGGCCAAAGGGCTGACCAGGCTGTAATTTCCGCAGCGAAGCCCCTCCATGAGCACTCAGAGACTGCAGGGGCAAATGACTGCTGGCAGGGGGTAAACGGTTCTGAGAGTGACTCCAGGCCTCCATGCTATAGCCCCCCTGGGACTGCAAATGGTGACATCCCAACGTCTGACACTGGACTGCAGACCACTGACCCCCCCACAGCTGCAGAGTCTGACCCCCTCAAACCTCTCCCAGCGGATGTCCTGGGACCTCGAGCCAATGACACCCCAAGGCCTCCGGACTACACTGCCCTGGCTTGGGGCACTGGCCAGTCTGGTTCCAGGCCAGTATGGCCCAGTCCCCGCCTCGAGGAGCTGGTTCAGGAGCTGGGCAGATTGGATCCCTCTCTGAGTGATACTCtcatctcctgccccagcccagagCCATCCCTGGGCCTGCTGGATGGGCTGATTCCTTTAGCTGAGATCTGGGCTGCAATGAGGCCAGGCTGTGAGGAGGCTGAAGAggaggctgctgctgcttctgagcCAAG GTCCTATCTACCTAACTCCACCCAGCACCTGCAAACTTCTCAGGCGGAGACAAGGCCCGAAAACCTTACCACCCACACTGTGCCTGACCAGCCCTGTGACCAAGGTCTCCCTGAGCCAGATAACAGCATCCAAGCCAAGAAA GTGGAGCTGGCCAACCTCCTCCACAAGATGCTAAGGGACCTCCAGGCAGAGCAGGAGCAGCTGCAGAGAAAGGCCCAGGCTTGGGCCAGGTGCAGGGCTGCTCTGGAGGCCGCGGTGGGCCAGGCATGTGCCCCCCACGAGCTCGAGCGGTTCAGCCGGTTCATGGCCGACCTAGAGCGGGTGCTtgggctcctgctgctgctgggcaGTCGCCTGGCCCGCGTGCGCCGTGCCCTGGCCCGGGCGGGCGCAGACGGCGACCCTGAGGAGCAG GCCTCTCTGCTGCAGCGACTGGGGCTCCTGCAGAGGCAGCAGGAAGACGCCAAGGAGCTGAAGCAGCACGTGGCGCGGCGCGAGCGGGCCCTGCACGAGGTGCTGGTGCGCGCGCTGCCGGCCGAGGAGCTGCGCACCTACCGCGCCCTGCTGGCCGGCAAGGCCGCCGTCCTAGCCCAGCAGCGCAGCCTGGACGAGCGGGTCCGCCTCCTTCAGGACCAACTGGACGCTGTCAGGAACGACCTTGGCCGTCGTCCCCCGCCTCCCAGGCCGGCCTGGCCCCCAGGCACCTGTCCTCCGGACAAACcgcccttcctcccctcccatcctCTGGTTacaggcggtgggggtggggagccctgccccagcctctccctctcGAGGTGA